The proteins below come from a single Streptomyces sp. SCSIO 75703 genomic window:
- a CDS encoding UTRA domain-containing protein, giving the protein MGEHIWAGGSAPYLTPGEKGRPDAWAAEAAARGRKGTQSIVHAGPVPAPAEVAGLLGVAAGETVVVRRRVIRLDGVACELTDTYYPAHIALGTRLAERRRIPGGAVALLAELGHAGARVTEEVTARMPEEEEREALGMGPGEPVLTLSRVTRDREDRPVQADLMVMPAHRQRLRYETRIG; this is encoded by the coding sequence GTGGGGGAGCACATCTGGGCCGGCGGCTCGGCGCCGTACCTGACGCCGGGGGAGAAGGGCCGGCCGGACGCCTGGGCCGCCGAGGCCGCGGCGCGCGGAAGGAAGGGGACGCAGAGCATCGTCCACGCCGGTCCCGTGCCCGCCCCCGCCGAGGTCGCCGGGCTGCTGGGCGTGGCGGCGGGCGAGACGGTCGTGGTGCGGCGCCGGGTGATCCGGCTGGACGGTGTGGCGTGCGAGCTGACCGACACCTACTACCCCGCGCACATCGCCCTGGGGACCCGCCTCGCGGAGCGGCGGAGGATCCCCGGCGGCGCGGTGGCTCTCCTCGCCGAGCTGGGACACGCCGGCGCACGGGTGACCGAGGAGGTGACCGCGCGCATGCCCGAGGAGGAGGAACGCGAGGCCCTCGGGATGGGCCCGGGGGAGCCGGTCCTCACCCTGAGCCGGGTCACCCGGGACCGCGAGGACCGCCCCGTCCAGGCCGACCTGATGGTCATGCCCGCCCACCGGCAGCGACTGCGCTACGAGACCCGGATCGGCTGA
- a CDS encoding DsbA family protein, with amino-acid sequence MTETVSGKTPVDFWFDPLCPWAWMTSRWMLEVEKVRDVRVRWHVMSLAVLNEDRLDELPEEYRELLETKAWGPVRVVIAAREEHGPEVLGDLYTALGTRFHNRGEEAGRETVAAALKDAGLPDSLMDHWDDTPYEPQLRASHREGIEKVGQEVGTPVIAVPGADGEQIAFFGPVVTPAPRGEEAARLWDGTLAVASVPGFYEIKRTRTKGPDFGNL; translated from the coding sequence ATGACCGAGACCGTCTCCGGCAAGACCCCCGTCGACTTCTGGTTCGACCCGCTGTGCCCCTGGGCCTGGATGACCTCGCGGTGGATGCTGGAGGTGGAGAAGGTCCGCGACGTGCGGGTGCGCTGGCACGTGATGAGCCTCGCCGTGCTCAACGAGGACCGGCTCGACGAACTGCCCGAGGAGTACCGCGAGCTGCTGGAGACCAAGGCGTGGGGCCCGGTCCGCGTCGTCATCGCCGCCCGCGAGGAGCACGGGCCCGAGGTCCTCGGCGACCTCTACACCGCGCTCGGCACCCGCTTCCACAACCGGGGCGAGGAGGCCGGCCGCGAGACCGTCGCCGCCGCGCTGAAGGACGCCGGGCTGCCCGACTCCCTCATGGACCACTGGGACGACACCCCCTACGAGCCGCAGCTGCGCGCCTCCCACCGGGAGGGCATCGAGAAGGTCGGCCAGGAGGTCGGCACCCCGGTCATCGCCGTGCCCGGCGCCGACGGCGAGCAGATCGCCTTCTTCGGCCCGGTCGTCACCCCGGCCCCGCGGGGCGAGGAGGCGGCCCGCCTCTGGGACGGCACCCTCGCCGTCGCCTCCGTCCCCGGCTTCTACGAGATCAAGCGCACCCGCACCAAGGGGCCGGACTTCGGCAACCTCTGA
- a CDS encoding S8 family serine peptidase, translating into MTPSPQREPIPGGRRAARLAVAAGLAAALGVAGPLPLAMAADPAPATEPSVKPAHDKLGSHDADLLAEAKADGARDVTMMIATEPGQTAQVARQLDAVDGGAVGRTYDDLGYVRATVPTAKADAAIAAAAKLSSVHGIDLRDEIPLDDPRPDAGATGQGKGSGKGKGGSVKAPDRRTPAENPYNPSFETGAVDFVKKNPKADGRGVTIGILDSGVDLGHPALQKTTTGERKIVDWVTATDPVVDRDQTWRPMLTSVSGPTFTYEGKTWKAPAGSYRISTFLESYTAGGDAAGDANRDGDTTDSWGVLYDPESGTVRVDLNNNHDFRDDTPMKPYKDGFQVGYFGTDDPSTDVVERQPFVVEIRKDVVRNAAGDKADFVNIGVIESQHGTHVAGITAANGLFGGKMNGAAPGAKIVSSRACTWTGGCTNIALTEGMIDLVVNRGVDIVNMSIGGLPALNDGNNARAELYTRLIDTYGVQLVISAGNSGPGANTIGDPGLADKVISVGASISKETWAVNYGSEVKKKYAMMPFSSRGPREDGGFTPTLTAPGAAINTTQTWLPGGPVPEAGYDLPAGYSMLQGTSMASPQAAGASALLLSAAKREGIDLTPATLRTALTSTADHIDGVQAYEQGAGLINVVDAWKSIRKGATAHEYRIEAPVDTAIDEFLKTPGSGTGLYDREGGLKAGQKKTYDITITRTSGPAKALRHELHFEKNEGRTFRVLGSDVVRLELNKPVTVKVQAQPRTDGLKSAILEIDDPRTEGIDRQVLTTVVAASPLEHSVTRKGSVQRNDTRSYFVTVPEGAKALEVAIGGLKPGSQTRFIAIHPYGVPVDSTSTPYCYNNYLDGNGCRPDARSYAEPQPGVWEIEVEARRTSPLLDNPYTLEATVLGADFDPRVVTVPEATAGTPAAASWKVTNRYAALDATLTGGPLGSAVTSRPTIANGAKAVTTVEVPAGAASLDVAIGNVSDAASDLDLTVYDASGRAVARSADGDSEEAVSIARPAAGTYTIEVAAYSVPSGTTEYDYRDVYFSEALGSVTVDDPARVQLATGATATVSGSVTALAAAPAGREFFGQVKLVNARGTVAGLGSVRIGTVLP; encoded by the coding sequence ATGACCCCCTCCCCCCAGCGCGAACCGATACCGGGCGGCAGACGCGCGGCCCGGCTGGCCGTGGCCGCGGGCCTCGCCGCCGCGCTCGGCGTGGCCGGGCCCCTGCCGCTGGCCATGGCGGCGGACCCCGCGCCCGCCACCGAGCCGTCCGTCAAGCCCGCCCACGACAAGCTCGGTTCGCACGACGCCGACCTGCTCGCCGAGGCGAAGGCCGACGGCGCGCGGGACGTCACGATGATGATCGCCACCGAGCCCGGCCAGACCGCCCAGGTGGCCCGGCAGCTCGACGCGGTCGACGGCGGCGCCGTGGGCCGCACCTACGACGACCTCGGCTACGTCCGCGCCACGGTGCCCACCGCCAAGGCGGACGCGGCCATCGCCGCCGCCGCGAAGCTCTCCTCCGTGCACGGCATCGACCTGCGCGACGAGATCCCGCTGGACGATCCCCGCCCCGACGCCGGCGCCACCGGCCAGGGCAAGGGGTCCGGGAAGGGCAAGGGCGGCTCCGTGAAGGCGCCGGACCGCAGGACGCCGGCCGAGAACCCGTACAACCCGTCCTTCGAGACGGGCGCCGTCGACTTCGTGAAGAAGAACCCGAAGGCGGACGGCCGCGGCGTCACGATCGGCATCCTCGACTCCGGCGTCGACCTCGGCCACCCGGCGCTGCAGAAGACCACCACCGGCGAACGCAAGATCGTCGACTGGGTCACCGCGACCGACCCGGTCGTCGACCGGGACCAGACCTGGCGTCCGATGCTGACCTCCGTCTCCGGACCCACCTTCACCTACGAGGGCAAGACCTGGAAGGCCCCGGCCGGCTCGTACCGGATCAGCACCTTCCTGGAGTCGTACACGGCGGGCGGCGACGCCGCGGGCGACGCCAACCGCGACGGCGACACCACCGACTCCTGGGGCGTGCTGTACGACCCGGAGAGCGGCACCGTGCGCGTCGACCTGAACAACAACCACGACTTCCGCGACGACACGCCGATGAAGCCCTACAAGGACGGCTTCCAGGTCGGCTACTTCGGCACCGACGACCCCTCCACCGACGTCGTCGAGCGCCAGCCGTTCGTGGTGGAGATCCGCAAGGACGTCGTCCGCAACGCGGCCGGCGACAAGGCCGACTTCGTCAACATCGGCGTCATCGAGTCCCAGCACGGCACCCACGTCGCCGGCATCACCGCCGCCAACGGCCTGTTCGGCGGCAAGATGAACGGCGCCGCCCCCGGCGCGAAGATCGTCTCCTCGCGCGCGTGCACCTGGACCGGCGGCTGCACCAACATCGCCCTCACCGAGGGCATGATCGACCTCGTCGTCAACCGCGGCGTCGACATCGTCAACATGTCGATCGGCGGCCTCCCCGCGCTCAACGACGGCAACAACGCGCGTGCCGAGCTGTACACGCGGCTCATCGACACCTACGGCGTCCAGCTCGTGATCTCCGCGGGCAACTCCGGCCCCGGCGCCAACACCATCGGCGACCCGGGCCTCGCCGACAAGGTGATCTCGGTCGGCGCCTCCATCTCCAAGGAGACCTGGGCCGTCAACTACGGCTCCGAGGTGAAGAAGAAGTACGCGATGATGCCCTTCTCCTCGCGCGGACCGCGCGAGGACGGCGGCTTCACGCCGACGCTCACCGCGCCAGGCGCCGCGATCAACACCACCCAGACCTGGCTCCCCGGCGGCCCCGTCCCCGAGGCCGGCTACGACCTCCCCGCCGGGTACAGCATGCTCCAGGGCACCTCGATGGCCTCCCCGCAGGCCGCCGGCGCCTCCGCGCTGCTGCTGTCCGCCGCCAAGCGCGAGGGCATCGACCTCACCCCGGCCACCCTGCGCACCGCGCTGACCTCCACCGCCGACCACATCGACGGCGTCCAGGCCTACGAGCAGGGCGCCGGCCTCATCAACGTCGTCGACGCCTGGAAGTCGATCCGCAAGGGCGCGACCGCCCACGAGTACCGGATCGAGGCGCCCGTCGACACCGCGATCGACGAGTTCCTGAAGACGCCGGGCAGCGGCACCGGCCTCTACGACCGCGAGGGCGGCCTGAAGGCCGGGCAGAAGAAGACCTACGACATCACGATCACCCGCACCTCCGGTCCCGCCAAGGCGCTCCGCCACGAACTGCACTTCGAGAAGAACGAGGGCCGCACCTTCCGCGTCCTCGGCTCCGACGTGGTCCGGCTGGAGCTGAACAAGCCGGTGACCGTCAAGGTCCAGGCGCAGCCGAGGACCGACGGGCTCAAGAGCGCGATCCTGGAGATCGACGACCCGCGCACCGAGGGCATCGACCGCCAGGTCCTCACCACGGTCGTGGCCGCCTCGCCGCTGGAGCACTCCGTCACTCGGAAGGGCTCCGTGCAGCGCAACGACACCCGCTCCTACTTCGTGACGGTCCCCGAGGGCGCCAAGGCGCTGGAGGTGGCCATCGGCGGGCTGAAGCCCGGCAGCCAGACCCGGTTCATCGCCATCCACCCCTACGGCGTCCCGGTCGACAGCACCTCCACGCCGTACTGCTACAACAACTACCTCGACGGCAACGGCTGCCGGCCCGACGCCCGCTCCTACGCCGAGCCGCAGCCGGGCGTCTGGGAGATCGAGGTCGAGGCCCGGCGCACCTCGCCGCTGCTGGACAACCCGTACACGCTGGAGGCCACCGTCCTCGGCGCCGACTTCGACCCGCGGGTCGTGACCGTGCCCGAGGCCACCGCCGGCACCCCGGCCGCCGCCTCCTGGAAGGTGACCAACCGGTACGCCGCCCTCGACGCCACGCTGACCGGCGGCCCGCTGGGCTCGGCGGTCACCTCCCGCCCGACCATCGCGAACGGCGCGAAGGCCGTCACCACGGTCGAGGTGCCCGCGGGCGCCGCCTCCCTCGACGTCGCCATCGGCAACGTCTCCGACGCGGCCTCCGACCTCGACCTGACGGTGTACGACGCGAGCGGGCGGGCGGTCGCCCGGTCCGCCGACGGCGACTCGGAGGAGGCGGTCTCGATCGCCCGCCCGGCCGCCGGCACGTACACGATCGAGGTCGCCGCGTACTCGGTGCCCTCGGGCACCACGGAGTACGACTACCGGGACGTGTACTTCTCCGAGGCGCTCGGCTCGGTCACCGTCGACGACCCGGCCCGGGTGCAGCTCGCCACCGGGGCCACGGCCACGGTGTCCGGCAGCGTCACCGCGCTGGCCGCCGCGCCCGCGGGCCGCGAGTTCTTCGGCCAGGTCAAGCTGGTGAACGCCCGCGGCACCGTCGCGGGCCTGGGCAGCGTCCGGATCGGGACGGTCCTGCCGTAG
- a CDS encoding aspartate-semialdehyde dehydrogenase, producing the protein MRIGIVGATGQVGTVMRRILTERAATGALGPVEELRLFASARSAGRDLDGVTVEDAATADYSGLDVVLFSAGGATSRALAEKVAAQGPVVIDNSSAWRRDPEVPLVVAEVNPHAIADRPKGIIANPNCTTMAAMPVLRPLHSEAGLEALVVSTYQAVSGSGVAGVDELFDQVRKVGEDAPKLTHDGAAAEFPEPRAYVAPIAYNVLPMAGSIVDDGLNETDEEQKLRHESRKILDIPGLKVSGTCVRVPVFTGHSLQINARFARPLDVERARELLAGAPGVALAEVPTPLRAAGQDPSFVGRIRRDETVDNGLALFVSNDNLRKGAALNTVQIAELVAAELTAK; encoded by the coding sequence GTGAGGATCGGAATCGTCGGAGCCACCGGTCAGGTGGGCACGGTCATGCGCAGGATCCTCACGGAACGCGCGGCGACCGGCGCCCTCGGCCCCGTCGAGGAGCTGCGCCTGTTCGCCTCGGCCCGTTCCGCGGGCCGGGACCTGGACGGCGTGACCGTGGAGGACGCGGCGACCGCCGACTACTCCGGCCTGGACGTCGTGCTCTTCTCCGCGGGCGGCGCGACCTCCCGGGCGCTGGCCGAGAAGGTCGCCGCCCAGGGCCCCGTGGTGATCGACAACTCCTCCGCCTGGCGCCGCGACCCCGAGGTGCCGCTGGTGGTGGCCGAGGTGAACCCGCACGCGATCGCCGACCGCCCCAAGGGCATCATCGCCAACCCGAACTGCACCACCATGGCCGCCATGCCGGTGCTGCGCCCCCTGCACTCCGAGGCCGGCCTGGAAGCACTGGTCGTCTCCACGTACCAGGCCGTGTCCGGTTCCGGCGTGGCCGGCGTCGACGAGCTGTTCGATCAGGTGCGCAAGGTGGGCGAGGACGCGCCGAAGCTCACCCACGACGGCGCCGCCGCCGAGTTCCCCGAGCCGCGCGCCTACGTGGCGCCGATCGCGTACAACGTGCTGCCGATGGCCGGCTCGATCGTCGACGACGGCCTGAACGAGACGGACGAGGAGCAGAAGCTCCGCCACGAGTCCCGCAAGATCCTGGACATCCCCGGGCTGAAGGTCTCCGGCACCTGCGTGCGGGTGCCCGTCTTCACCGGCCACTCCCTCCAGATCAACGCCCGCTTCGCCCGCCCGCTCGACGTCGAGCGCGCCCGCGAGCTGCTGGCCGGCGCCCCGGGCGTGGCCCTCGCCGAGGTGCCGACCCCGCTGCGGGCCGCGGGCCAGGACCCGTCCTTCGTCGGCCGCATCCGCCGCGACGAGACGGTCGACAACGGCCTCGCCCTCTTCGTCTCCAACGACAACCTCCGCAAGGGCGCGGCCCTGAACACGGTCCAGATCGCCGAACTGGTCGCCGCGGAACTCACCGCGAAGTAA
- a CDS encoding superoxide dismutase, giving the protein MPVYTLPELPYDYSALAPVISPEIIELHHDKHHAAYVKGANDTLEQLAEARDRETWGAINGLEKNLAFHLSGHILHSIYWHNMTGDGGGEPLAADGVGDLADAITESFGSFAGFKAQLSKAAATTQGSGWGVLAHEPLSGRLIVEQVYDHQGNVGQGATPILVFDAWEHAFYLQYKNQKVDFIEAMWKVVNWQDVARRYEAARSRTNTLLLAP; this is encoded by the coding sequence ATGCCCGTCTACACACTTCCCGAACTGCCCTACGACTACTCCGCGCTCGCCCCCGTGATCAGCCCCGAGATCATCGAGCTGCACCACGACAAGCACCACGCGGCGTACGTCAAGGGCGCCAACGACACGCTGGAGCAGCTCGCCGAGGCGCGGGACAGGGAGACGTGGGGCGCGATCAACGGACTGGAGAAGAACCTCGCCTTCCACCTGTCCGGACACATCCTCCACTCGATCTACTGGCACAACATGACCGGCGACGGCGGCGGCGAACCGCTGGCCGCGGACGGGGTGGGCGACCTCGCGGACGCCATCACCGAGTCCTTCGGCTCCTTCGCCGGGTTCAAGGCGCAGCTCTCGAAGGCGGCGGCGACCACGCAGGGCTCCGGCTGGGGCGTCCTCGCCCACGAGCCGCTGAGCGGCCGGCTGATCGTGGAGCAGGTCTACGACCACCAGGGCAACGTCGGCCAGGGCGCGACGCCGATCCTCGTCTTCGACGCCTGGGAGCACGCCTTCTACCTGCAGTACAAGAACCAGAAGGTCGACTTCATCGAGGCCATGTGGAAGGTCGTGAACTGGCAGGACGTGGCCCGGCGCTACGAGGCCGCCAGGTCGCGGACGAACACGCTGCTGCTGGCGCCCTGA
- a CDS encoding serine hydrolase domain-containing protein: MTTRRRAALVTATAALLSAVLTAPAVAAPRPGTGHDATRRALEAAVADGVPGATATARDAHGAWSATAGAGDLSTGRPRSDRDHYRVGSITKTFVATVVLQLEAEGRLSLDDTVDRWLPALVRGNGHDGTRITLRQLLNHTSGIANYTADEEFGRRYFTADGFFAHRYDTLAPRRAVAIALRHRPDFEPGTSWNYSNTNYVLAGLVIEKATGRPYGEEVRRRIIQPLGLRATSVPGTRADMPRPSSRAYSKLAETATGPTYDVTRLNPSLAHAAGEMISGSDDLTRFYTALLRGRLLPARQLAEMTTTVPMDERTDYGLGLMRTRLSCGVNVWGHGGGIHGSTSEAVATRDGRHALALNFNGDWSGDVAAVVEAEFCRD; this comes from the coding sequence ATGACCACACGCAGACGAGCCGCCCTGGTGACCGCCACCGCCGCCCTGCTGTCGGCCGTGCTGACCGCACCCGCCGTGGCGGCCCCCCGCCCCGGCACCGGACACGACGCGACCCGCCGCGCCCTGGAGGCCGCCGTCGCCGACGGCGTGCCCGGCGCGACCGCGACCGCCCGGGACGCCCACGGCGCCTGGTCCGCCACCGCGGGCGCCGGCGACCTGTCCACCGGCCGGCCCCGCTCGGACCGCGACCACTACCGGGTGGGCAGCATCACCAAGACCTTCGTCGCCACCGTCGTCCTCCAACTGGAGGCCGAGGGACGGCTGTCGCTCGACGACACGGTGGACCGGTGGCTGCCCGCACTGGTGCGGGGCAACGGCCACGACGGCACCCGGATCACCCTGCGCCAACTCCTCAACCACACCAGCGGCATCGCCAACTACACGGCCGACGAGGAGTTCGGCCGCCGGTACTTCACCGCCGACGGCTTCTTCGCCCACCGCTACGACACGCTGGCCCCGCGCCGGGCGGTCGCCATCGCCCTGCGCCACCGGCCCGACTTCGAGCCGGGCACCTCCTGGAACTACTCCAACACCAACTACGTGCTGGCCGGCCTCGTCATCGAGAAGGCGACCGGCCGCCCCTACGGCGAGGAGGTCCGCCGCCGCATCATCCAGCCCCTCGGACTGCGCGCCACCTCCGTCCCCGGCACCCGCGCCGATATGCCCCGGCCCAGCTCCCGCGCGTACTCGAAGCTGGCCGAGACGGCGACGGGCCCCACGTACGACGTCACCCGGCTCAATCCGTCCCTCGCCCACGCGGCCGGCGAGATGATCTCCGGCTCGGACGACCTGACCCGCTTCTACACCGCCCTGCTCCGCGGCCGGCTGCTGCCGGCCCGGCAACTGGCCGAGATGACGACGACGGTCCCGATGGACGAGCGGACCGACTACGGACTGGGACTGATGAGGACCAGGCTGAGCTGCGGGGTGAACGTCTGGGGCCACGGCGGCGGCATCCACGGCTCCACCTCGGAGGCGGTCGCCACCCGCGACGGCCGCCACGCCCTCGCCCTCAACTTCAACGGCGACTGGAGCGGCGACGTCGCGGCGGTGGTCGAGGCCGAGTTCTGCCGCGACTGA
- the pepN gene encoding aminopeptidase N produces the protein MPGENLSRDEARERAALLRVDGYEVSLDVRSATGAAHDGEPRTFRSVTTIRFRCNEPGAASFADLIAPSVTAVSLNGRDLDPSEVFDGTRIVLEDLAADNELVVDAQCAYSRTGEGMHRFVDPEDGEVYLYTQYEPADARRVFANFEQPDLKAPYRFEVRAPEEWTVWSNGTGERADGVWRFAETKPISTYITCVVAGPYHYVTDSYSRTFADGSTLEIPLGALCRKGLAPYFDAEDVFLVTKQGLDFFHDHVDYPYPFGKYDQAFVPEYNLGAMENPGMVTFREEFIFRGKVTQASYESRANVILHEMAHMWFGDLVTMEWWDDLWLKESFADFMGAFSLVGATRFTDGWVTFANRRKSWAYRADQLPSTHPITADIRDLQDAKLNFDGITYAKGASVLKQLVAYAGQDAFLEGARRYFKRHAYGNTRLGDLLAVLEETSGRDMAAWARSWLQTAGVNTLTPQVLLDAGGRIDELAVVQEAAESHPELRPHRVAVGLYRRTGSGTLERYARAETDVEGPRTVVAELAGAEAPDLVLVNDDDLTYCKIRFDETSLATLREGLGGLTDPLARALCWGALWNMTRDALLPARDFIALVLRFAGRESDIGVLQMLHAWAQSALVHYTAPGRRESGGRLLAEGALRELRRAEPGGEPQLAWARFLAAVASGEPELALLRGLLDGTEKIEGLEVDQELRWAFLEPLTAHGAADEGVLAAELARDDTASGKRHQVRCLAARPSEAVKAQAWAQVVESDALSNALVEATIAGFAQPSQRELLAPYTERYFAAIERVWTERSIQIGMVVVQGLFPALPDSRETLDATDAWLAEHEGAAPALRRLVLEARDDLARALRGQECDAAAAG, from the coding sequence GTGCCCGGAGAGAATCTGTCCCGCGACGAGGCCCGGGAGCGGGCCGCCCTGCTCCGCGTCGACGGGTACGAGGTGTCCCTCGACGTGCGCTCGGCGACCGGCGCGGCACACGACGGCGAGCCGCGCACCTTCCGCTCCGTCACCACGATCCGCTTCCGCTGCAACGAGCCCGGGGCCGCGAGCTTCGCGGACCTGATCGCGCCCAGCGTGACCGCCGTCAGCCTCAACGGCCGCGACCTCGACCCGAGCGAGGTCTTCGACGGCACCCGCATCGTCCTGGAGGACCTGGCCGCCGACAACGAGCTGGTCGTCGACGCGCAGTGCGCCTACTCGCGCACCGGCGAGGGCATGCACCGCTTCGTCGACCCCGAGGACGGCGAGGTGTACCTGTACACCCAGTACGAGCCGGCCGACGCGCGCCGGGTCTTCGCCAACTTCGAGCAGCCGGACCTCAAGGCGCCCTACCGCTTCGAGGTGCGGGCGCCCGAGGAGTGGACGGTGTGGAGCAACGGCACCGGCGAACGCGCCGACGGCGTCTGGCGGTTCGCCGAGACCAAGCCGATCTCCACGTACATCACCTGCGTGGTCGCCGGGCCGTACCACTACGTGACGGACTCCTACTCCCGTACGTTCGCGGACGGTTCGACACTGGAGATCCCGCTCGGCGCGCTGTGCCGCAAGGGCCTGGCCCCGTACTTCGACGCGGAGGACGTCTTCCTCGTCACCAAGCAGGGCCTGGACTTCTTCCACGACCACGTCGACTACCCGTACCCGTTCGGCAAGTACGACCAGGCGTTCGTGCCGGAGTACAACCTCGGCGCGATGGAGAACCCGGGAATGGTCACCTTCCGCGAGGAGTTCATCTTCCGCGGCAAGGTGACGCAGGCGTCCTACGAGAGCCGCGCCAACGTCATCCTGCACGAGATGGCGCACATGTGGTTCGGCGACCTGGTCACCATGGAGTGGTGGGACGACCTGTGGCTGAAGGAGTCCTTCGCGGACTTCATGGGCGCCTTCTCGCTGGTCGGCGCGACCCGCTTCACCGACGGCTGGGTCACCTTCGCCAACCGCCGCAAGTCGTGGGCGTACCGGGCCGACCAGCTCCCCTCCACGCACCCGATCACCGCGGACATCCGCGACCTGCAGGACGCCAAGCTCAACTTCGACGGCATCACCTACGCCAAGGGCGCCTCCGTCCTCAAGCAACTGGTGGCCTACGCGGGCCAGGACGCCTTCCTGGAGGGCGCCCGCCGCTACTTCAAGCGGCACGCCTACGGCAACACCCGCCTCGGCGACCTGCTCGCGGTGCTGGAGGAGACCAGCGGGCGCGACATGGCCGCCTGGGCGCGCTCCTGGCTCCAGACCGCGGGCGTGAACACGCTGACCCCGCAGGTGCTGCTGGACGCCGGGGGCCGGATCGACGAGCTGGCCGTGGTGCAGGAGGCCGCCGAGTCACACCCCGAACTGCGCCCGCACCGGGTGGCGGTGGGCCTCTACCGGCGCACCGGGAGCGGCACCCTGGAGCGGTACGCGCGGGCCGAGACGGACGTCGAGGGGCCGCGCACGGTGGTGGCGGAGCTGGCCGGAGCCGAGGCGCCGGACCTCGTGCTGGTCAACGACGACGACCTCACCTACTGCAAGATCCGCTTCGACGAGACGTCCCTGGCCACGCTGCGCGAGGGGCTCGGCGGGCTCACCGACCCGCTGGCGCGGGCGCTGTGCTGGGGCGCCCTGTGGAACATGACGCGGGACGCGCTGCTGCCGGCCCGCGACTTCATCGCGCTGGTGCTGCGCTTCGCGGGCCGCGAGTCCGACATCGGCGTCCTGCAGATGCTGCACGCCTGGGCGCAGTCGGCGCTGGTGCACTACACGGCCCCCGGCCGGCGCGAGAGCGGCGGCCGGCTGCTGGCCGAGGGCGCGCTGCGGGAGCTGCGCCGGGCCGAGCCGGGCGGTGAGCCGCAGCTCGCGTGGGCCCGGTTCCTGGCGGCGGTGGCCTCCGGCGAGCCGGAACTGGCGCTGCTGCGCGGTCTGCTGGACGGCACGGAGAAGATCGAGGGCCTGGAGGTGGACCAGGAGCTGCGCTGGGCGTTTTTGGAGCCGCTCACCGCGCACGGCGCCGCCGACGAGGGCGTCCTCGCCGCCGAACTCGCCCGGGACGACACGGCCTCCGGCAAGCGCCACCAGGTGCGCTGTCTGGCCGCCCGCCCGTCCGAGGCGGTGAAGGCGCAGGCGTGGGCGCAGGTGGTGGAGTCCGACGCGCTCTCCAACGCGCTGGTGGAGGCGACCATCGCGGGCTTCGCGCAGCCTTCCCAGCGGGAGCTGCTGGCCCCGTACACGGAGCGGTACTTCGCGGCGATCGAGCGGGTGTGGACCGAGCGGTCCATCCAGATCGGGATGGTCGTGGTCCAGGGCCTGTTCCCGGCGCTGCCCGACTCGCGCGAGACCCTCGACGCGACGGACGCGTGGCTCGCGGAGCACGAGGGGGCCGCCCCGGCGCTGCGCCGGCTGGTGCTGGAGGCGCGGGACGACCTGGCGCGGGCGCTGCGCGGCCAGGAGTGCGACGCGGCGGCGGCCGGCTGA